Within Spinacia oleracea cultivar Varoflay chromosome 4, BTI_SOV_V1, whole genome shotgun sequence, the genomic segment CCTGCCATTCAAGTGGATATAGAATATCAATCATAATAAAAATTCACACAGAAATCCCCTTTCCAAATCTCCTACATCTATATAGAAAATTTTCTCAAGAATATGCAAGAAAAGAGCtttgaattgttgattgatCGCCAAATATGGCTTAGAACCAACAGTTCATTATCGAATGGATCTTTCCATTCTAATACTGTATCCGAGAGTTATCAGCATTTATCAAATATGTTCATATCCAACGGAATACTATTGGATAAAATGACAAAGACATTGTTAAGAAAAAGATTGCTTTTCCCGGATGAAATGAAAATTGGATTCATGCAAGAGGAAGGAGCTGATAAAGTACCCTCTCGCCAATTGTTTCACCATTATCCCATTCAGCTGTAAATGGAATGAAACGAAAAAATAAGAACAGaaacaaaaaccaaaaaaacaaaGTTTTTTAGGGATTCAGGGCTTCAGCATTTACCAATTGTCTCCATCTCTTGTGCTGCATAATAATCACCCCCTTCAGCATCATTAGTCAAATGTGCTACGTACCTAGTAGTGTAGTGATTTATACCAAGGAAGTCTATGGAGTTTTGAAGAAGATCTCTGTCTTCTCGAGAGAATTTAGGAAGCCTTTCTCCAAGTTTTTCACGCATTACTTGAGGATAGTCTCCAAAATATATCGGATCCAAATACCTACGCCACAGAGGAAATGAAATGATCAATTCCTCCAACTATCCATGATTACAAAGAAAATGCATGTCCATCATTCAATTAAAGATCGACTTTAAACTGAATAACCAAAAATAGATACCATCCTAGCTGGAAAGCAAGATGTCGTGCAGCAGCATTTTTGTCTTCAACACTCTCTGATGCAGGCTCGGCCCATTCACAATCAACCACCAAGCCAATTTGCCCGCCTTGCTTTTCCTAGGCggaggaaaagaaaataaacaaaagCAATAGCAATAAAAAGCCTTATTGAGATAATGTATTAACATTTGTTTAAAAAAAGTATACAAACTACAACtcaacatcaacaacaacaacaaagccttagtcttagtcccaaaatgatttggggtcggctaacataaTGTATTAACAAACTACAACTCAACAAgttactccaagactcaataATCAAGGCTTTCCAACTTATCACAATGATTACAAACTCTAAGGCATTACTACAACCAGTTGATTACTACATAAAATCATTGAGATGGTTGGAAAGTAATCAATTTTGTTATGTTATGGAATTTCACAGTAACTATAGCTTCAAGTGATAGTGATAAAAACATAGTGTAAATACCTGCATAAATATGTAGTTATTATATTACAATTTTTAAGTTCCATAAACTATATGGATTATTAAATGAAGTAACTTTGTTACTTACCCGGTTACCCCATCAATCCACAGTCATATCCAATTTATCAAGCTTTTCATACTGTTAAAACAATCAAGGAAAATCGATACCTGGTACTTGTCTTTATAGATTGACGCGGCAGAAGCATGGGCCAGGATTTGGTGATGTGCTACCAAATATGAATCTTCACATTTTCCAGGTGCAAATACCCCAATACCATAGCCGAGGAGAGAAGTATGAAGAGGCTCGTTAAATGTAACCCAATGCTTTACTCTATCCCCGAAATTTGCATAGCAAGTTTCCGCATAGATCGCAAAATATTTTCTGGAATTGGTCAGTTGTTGAAACATGTTAGACAACATTGTCGTGAAAACACCAATTCATCTTGACAGAAACTAAACAAGATAGCAAGAAAGTAATGCAATAATAGtaactccctccgttccttatTTCTTTCCCTGTTTGGAGAAaaacacgggtattaagaagatgCATGTGTGTGTAATAAAAATAATCAttgttatgtacttttatgggaaatgagagaaagtaaATGATTGCTTAAtgtaaaagtacaaaaaaagaaTGGATGTGGGGATGGTTGGGTaggaaaaaaacaaatttgtgtaagaaaaaacattcatgatttctggaaaagtggaaaaagtatatgactaaaaatagaaacatgAAAAGTATTGGGGAACGCCCTATTCGGAAAACAGGAAAAGTATTAAGGAACAAAGGGAGTACTAATCTTCAGTGGTATTATGCATTCAATTCTGAAACATGAGGTTTCAATTCGAGGCGCATTCGCTTCTACTCCTAAACATTGAAGTTCAAGAGATAAGTACTCACACAATGTCCTTATTCATCCACCCTCCAATAGATTCTTGGAGATGTAAAGGGAGGTCCCAATGGTACAAAGTAACATAAGGTTGAATACCTGACAACAGATAACATCGTAATTCATTTTCATTGCTCATGATGTCAAACTCTTATAAGACATCAAATGAATTCATACCTTTCTTAAGAAGCTCGTTAATAAGATTGTTGTAGTAACTGACCCCTTCGTCGTTAACCTTGGTCCCAAGACCATCTGGAAAGCAAAACACTAAATCATGAGAGAGTAATTAAGGTACAAGTATATCATTTATCAAATTGCTCTTTCCCCTAATAGTTCATGATATGACCAAATTTTACGAAAAAATCCATCATAATAGTTGGATTTTTTGTGCACTTTCCTCTTTACACCGTCTTAGCAAGGATAAGTCAAGAAAGCCAATCACAAACTATGGCTAATCTAAGAAATGCAACAACTTCTTTCATACATCTCCCTAGCACATAATGTGTGAGTGCGTGACAGTTATTTCGGAACAGACAAAGCATATAGCAATATAATTCAATGCagtcaaaactcaaaagtaTACTAGTAAAAGTAAAATTAATGGTACCCGGGAATATGCGGGACCATGATATTGAGAACCGATATGCTTCAAATCCCAACGTAGATATGAGTTGTACATCTTCCTGTTGCCAACACAGTCAAACAATCAGGCGTATATATATAACCTACATTACTCGGACTCTTAATATTGAAAGCACATGCGTTCCTAATCAAATTATCAACTCTTAATTTTGAAATCACACAAGTACCTCATCAAGAATTCTTAATTTTGAAAGCACACAAGTTCCCCAT encodes:
- the LOC110783394 gene encoding beta-glucosidase 42; its protein translation is MTKKPTIFKQNGSTLNQEEVCRTDFPPDFVFGVATSAYQVEGGCNEGNRGPSIWDAFTHIEGKIADGSNGDVAVDQYHRYKEDVQLISTLGFEAYRFSISWSRIFPDGLGTKVNDEGVSYYNNLINELLKKGIQPYVTLYHWDLPLHLQESIGGWMNKDIVKYFAIYAETCYANFGDRVKHWVTFNEPLHTSLLGYGIGVFAPGKCEDSYLVAHHQILAHASAASIYKDKYQEKQGGQIGLVVDCEWAEPASESVEDKNAAARHLAFQLGWYLDPIYFGDYPQVMREKLGERLPKFSREDRDLLQNSIDFLGINHYTTRYVAHLTNDAEGGDYYAAQEMETIAEWDNGETIGERAASPWLYVVPWGFRKLLNYVTEKYNNPTIYVTENGMDDENDDLAELHEVLDDKLRVTYFKGYVASVAEAIRDGSNVKGYFAWSLLDNFEWQQGYTKRFGLVYVDYKNGLSRHPKSSAYWWTRFLKGNKGEDGKEE